GCACTGCATGAATCCACTGCAAAGATGACAACACAGCAACACCCAGCTCAAGAACTAAGGCTAATCGATGCATACTGATCGCCAGTGGTGTGAACTTGACAGCTTCGAGGCAGGAGGAGCTCCCCAGCTCGCAGCACgccggcggcggaccggcaggGACGACGCCATGGTGCCGCTGTCATCGTCGTTGCGTTCGGTGTTGCTGAAATCATGAAGGCCTCCGCCGTTGATGTCGCCCAGGCCCAGCATTGCTCGCAGTGCCTTCCGCGCCATGTCCTTGTGAACGCCGGGGTCCGCTTGCTCGGCGATGAGGATGAGTGGCCGGTCGGCGCCGGCCGCTCTGGCGAGCCCCCGGAACCGCGGGCTTCCCTTGCTCATGTCGTACAATGCCGCGACGCAGCATTCTTCAAGCTCCGACCTGTGAGCGTCGTCGGAAAGGATGACGGAGAACGTCGCCACGGCGCCGGCGTCCATGAGCGCTGTCCGGCCCTCAGTGCAGGCGGCGACGTTGCAGATCACCATGAGGGCCAGCCTGCGGATGGGCAACGGCTCGTTGGAATCGGAGGAGATGGAGAGCAGGTTCTTGGCGGCGCCCGGGGCGCGCGCGAGCTTAGACTGGTTAACGGCGGCGAGGGAGAGGTGGAGCAGAGCCATCCCGGCATCGCGGCGCGCTCGCGGGGCCTGGTCGCCCGTCGTAAGGAGTGccagaagaggaggcaaggcgccGAGCACGCCGATGGCGGCGCGGTTGCCCTCGTGGAGAGCCAGGCCGAACAGAGCGCCTGCCGCGTGCTCGCACGCCTCCGGGGCGGCAGCACCCAAGCTGGCAACCTCGACGAGCGCCGGCACGGCACCCGCGCGGACGATGGGCACCCTGTTCTCAGGCTCGAGGGAGAGGTTGGCCAGAGCAGCGGTAGCGTCGGCGCGCGCCGCGGCCGAGTGACGCGCGGACAGCAGCACGCGACGGAGCGCAGCGAGCAGCTGCGGCACGCAGAGCGCCCGCCTCCTCGGCGCGCTTTCCCGCGTCGCCCGTCGCAGCGCCGCCATCGCTGCCTCCACCTCCCACTCATCTCCGCCGCCCACAGCCTTCACTGTCAACTGGCCAACTTCCTCCTCCCCCTCACCAACCCGCAATGACTCCGTTTTCTTCGCGCACACCATCTCCAGCTGCTCCACCGCCGTTATCTCTGACGACGAccgggaggacgacgacgacgtcgACGCAGCGGACGCCCTGGAGGAGCAGGACAAGTTAGAAGACGACCTGCCTGGTGGCCGCGGAGACGGAACCGCGCGTAGCACGGCCTCCCGTGCCGCCGCGGCGGAAGGGGCCGCAGGCGGCGCGCGTCCGGACCGCGCGCTCCAAGTCCGGATGGCCGCCCCGAGCGCGTCGTTGGGTATGGGAACCACCCCACCCGATGCCGGCGAGTCTCCCTCCAGGCCAGGTGGAGAGACGGAAAGCTCCGCGCAGGCCTGGATGCAGGCGCGCTCGTACGTCCGCCCCGACGGCAGGATCACCGGGTCGGACATGGGCGCGCCCAGTATCGGGCACAGGAACTCCCGTGGCACGTCCTCCTCCTTGTCCACCGGGGACAGGGTTGCAGGgagggatggcggcggcggcggcggcggcttggagtGGAAGGGCAGAAGCTTCCAGCGCCATGCGCGCGCGGCACCCATGCTTAATTATCAGCTcggcagctgcaagcagagcagcGGCGCTTTGGTGCTTTTGGTGCAATAATGGACGGTGGCTCACCTTTGCTTTGGATGGCTGGAGCCGTGTGCTCGCCGTCCTTTTCGGGCGTTTAAGTATTGTGGCTTGGGAGACAGTGCAAGGTGACTTAGCCTGGAAGGGATCGGCGATTACGTACTGACATGTCGCCTGTGGATCTGCATCTCAAACAGAGTCAGGATATACACTCGGCAAGAATGTTCTTGAACATTCTTATCGCTTTTTTACATGGAAAACGCACCAGTGGTACATaatacaaaaaacaaaaacaaaaaacaacgcCTCTTCACTATTATTGATGGCGTTGATAAAATCACGGAGACTCACGCCTTGTCTCAAAAAGAGTTTGATACGAAAAATCAATCCAATGAGAAAATTGCTCTATTGCCAGAAGAGAAAATCAAGTGATACCAAAGATGCAATGCTGACTTTATTTTGGAGGGAGACAGTAATACACAATACTTTCAAATGGTCGCGGATAGATGACATAGAAAGAAGTGTATTTTTAGTCTCCAATAAGATGAAAGGGGGACCAAAGGACGCATGAAGCTTAAAAGTTATCTTACCAAGTACTACAAATCACTGTTTGGGGCCTAAAGACCCGAGTTCAAATTCTAGAATTGATAGATGATGCACAGCGGTTTTTCTCGTTTTATTGATGATCAACCTTGATTTGTGGTGAAACCAGTCATcaagaaatatcttgatactcatttaaaaaaatcatgagcatcacgtttatcttggtactcatattaaaatggttgtatgcatccctagttggcgCAGAGGCCGGAAAGTGAAAATCTCTCCCATTTTTAAGCAAAGAGAGTCTTGACTTAGTGGTTGGGCATGCAGTTCTGCAGCTTAACGACCCGAATTCAGGTCCTAAAATTGACAGGTGATGCATAGGGGTTTTCTcccatttattgaggatcaagcttgatgtgtggtggaaccactcatgcagaaatatcttgatactcattaaAAAAAATATGAGGATCATGTTTATCTtagtactcatactaaaatggatGTATGCAGGACGAGGATTAGGAGCTCTCGGAGGCTCCGCATCCCTATACGAACAATTCGTTCAAAAAAATACTGAGAAATTTGAAAAATAATCCGGGATTTTGGGATATGAAACGTGGGTTCCCGATGTACTCTTGTCTGAAATTTTGTGAAAAAATGCAAGGAAACATAttcgtggcaaaaaagacaaaaacttTCTATGTATAGCAAAACACTGTTTGGGTGGATTTTTGTTCGGACAGTAATTCCTTCGCCACGGATACGTTTTCTGGTATTTTTCACGAAATTTCACATGGAAGTAGATTGGGGAAACAGGTTTGATAtcccaatttttttattttattttttgggtaTTTTTTATGATTATTTTTCGTATAGGGGTGTGGAGCACCCATGTGCTCATGTGTATTTTCCatgtatgcatccctagttggtgcagaggtcAGGAAGTGAAAATTTCTCCCATTTTTAATAGGTACACACTAACCCCCGCCCAACCCTACCCCTGCTCCCGTGCGGCCCCGCAGCGTCGCACCGGggcgcccccgcctccttcctctgcCCCCGTCACCactctcctctccgccgccggcgacgacgacgccaGCGCAAAGCCCAAGCGACTCGGAGACGGCCTTCTCCTCACGCGCTAGAGGCTCAAGATTAGTGTGGCAGATTCGATCTCGATCTCCTCGGCAGTGATGGCAGACAACAACAGCTAGGGCGTGACGGCAGGGCTATAGTCGCAGCGGCAGGTGGTGGTGGCAGCCATGCTATAGCCGCTCAACCTCTGGTTTGGCTTTAGATCGTGTCGGTGCTCCTGGTCTTGCTCTGCATCACGcgggtgttggggaacacagtaatttttttaaaaaatcctacgcacacgcaagatctatcatggtgatgcatagcaacaagaggggaagagtgttgtccacgtaccctcgtagaccgtaagcggaagtgttatgacaacgcggttgatgtagtcgaacgtcttcacgatctgaccgatccgagcaccgaaagtacggcacctccgcgatctgcacacgttcggctcgatgacgtcccacgaactcttgatccagctgactgtcgagggagagcttcatcagcacgacggcgtgatgacggtgatgatgaagctaccggaacaaggcttcacctaagcactgcaacgatatgaccgaggtggattatggtggaggggggcatcgcacacggctaataCAACTGTCAAtttgtatgtctatggggtgcccctcccccgtatataaaggagtggaggaggggggagggccggccctctatggcgtgccttggaggagtcctactcccaccgggagtaggattcccccctccctagttggactaggagagaaaggaagggggaggaaggaggaaggaaaggggaggggggccccacccaattcggattgggcttttgGGGGggggctgtaacgccctcgatgcggctatatctcccacgtgtcgaagcacgacttagaggcataaccgcattgaaagcaatgtcgcaagtgaggtaatcatcacacaacccatgtaatacataagggaaagagatacatagttggcttacaatcgccacttcacacaattacatgaataaagcactacatcatccaaatacaatcaaggtccgactacggaaccaaaataaaagaagaaccccaaatgcgacacggtccctgatcgaccccaactgggctccactactgatcaactagaatgaaacaacacaaaggacaagatcttcatcgagctcctctgtgagcttggttgcgtcatctgcatggttcaacggcacctgcaagctggtttggaagtatctatgagtcacggggactcggcaatctcgcaccctcgcgatcaag
The sequence above is drawn from the Triticum aestivum cultivar Chinese Spring chromosome 7A, IWGSC CS RefSeq v2.1, whole genome shotgun sequence genome and encodes:
- the LOC123150074 gene encoding U-box domain-containing protein 41, whose product is MGAARAWRWKLLPFHSKPPPPPPPSLPATLSPVDKEEDVPREFLCPILGAPMSDPVILPSGRTYERACIQACAELSVSPPGLEGDSPASGGVVPIPNDALGAAIRTWSARSGRAPPAAPSAAAAREAVLRAVPSPRPPGRSSSNLSCSSRASAASTSSSSSRSSSEITAVEQLEMVCAKKTESLRVGEGEEEVGQLTVKAVGGGDEWEVEAAMAALRRATRESAPRRRALCVPQLLAALRRVLLSARHSAAARADATAALANLSLEPENRVPIVRAGAVPALVEVASLGAAAPEACEHAAGALFGLALHEGNRAAIGVLGALPPLLALLTTGDQAPRARRDAGMALLHLSLAAVNQSKLARAPGAAKNLLSISSDSNEPLPIRRLALMVICNVAACTEGRTALMDAGAVATFSVILSDDAHRSELEECCVAALYDMSKGSPRFRGLARAAGADRPLILIAEQADPGVHKDMARKALRAMLGLGDINGGGLHDFSNTERNDDDSGTMASSLPVRRRRAASWGAPPASKLSSSHHWRSVCID